From Nonlabens sp. Ci31, the proteins below share one genomic window:
- a CDS encoding 5'-nucleotidase C-terminal domain-containing protein: MKKYKLENWRGFCSCSAFAKAVVLSTILLVSCNKKEYQLKKVVGSKTAIDSSLTNVQEIEDYIAPFKKSLDVQMNEQLSYNPVSMNKSDYKLNTPIGNMMAAIVRAQGEPVYKSRTGKNIDIVLLNSGGIRAGMPAGPVTMRNAYEIMPFDNEIVIAELTGEQVNELINYLIERKSAHPIDGLQILLHEDGTAASVLINGQPLDKAHVYKVATNDYLYTGGDNMSFFKDTPLTTIDYKIRNAMIDYFKKVDTLKFKRDHRFDYANSLVP; encoded by the coding sequence ATGAAAAAATATAAGTTAGAAAATTGGAGGGGCTTTTGTAGCTGTTCCGCTTTCGCGAAAGCGGTAGTATTATCCACCATCCTGCTCGTTTCCTGTAACAAAAAAGAGTACCAGTTAAAAAAAGTAGTTGGAAGTAAAACTGCCATAGACAGCAGCCTAACTAATGTGCAAGAAATAGAGGATTATATCGCTCCCTTTAAAAAGTCTTTAGATGTACAAATGAACGAGCAATTGAGTTACAATCCTGTTTCCATGAACAAAAGCGATTATAAACTCAATACCCCTATCGGAAATATGATGGCAGCTATTGTTAGGGCACAAGGAGAACCCGTTTACAAATCTAGAACTGGAAAAAACATAGATATCGTATTACTTAATAGTGGAGGAATCAGAGCTGGTATGCCTGCTGGTCCAGTAACCATGCGTAACGCTTATGAAATCATGCCTTTTGACAATGAAATCGTTATCGCTGAGCTAACTGGAGAACAGGTAAACGAACTCATCAATTATCTTATCGAACGTAAAAGTGCACATCCTATTGACGGGCTACAAATCTTACTCCACGAAGATGGAACTGCAGCAAGCGTTCTTATTAATGGCCAGCCGCTAGACAAAGCTCACGTATATAAGGTTGCGACAAATGATTACCTCTATACCGGTGGTGATAACATGAGCTTCTTTAAAGACACCCCGCTTACCACCATAGATTATAAAATCAGAAATGCGATGATCGATTACTTCAAAAAGGTCGATACCTTAAAGTTTAAAAGAGACCACCGATTTGACTATGCAAACTCATTAGTTCCCTAA
- a CDS encoding outer membrane protein assembly factor BamD produces the protein MKNLVIVLILVTTLASCGSYQKALKSEDNAVKVAMIDSLFAKGKYGKTLALFEQIIPAYRGTDSAAPMAIKYAKALYEDESYINSAYQYERFIQSHPQDPNAEVALFMAAKSHYQMSPIYSKDQTDTNIALTKLQEYINVYPSGEYLAQANSLVDELRDKLDKKAYETAKQYHHFGNFRGGYISAISAFENFILDHPGSDYQDDAQFYLLESQFEYGINSFPELVPERLAKAKKYYDTFAKRYPDSEYKEDADDILAKIEDYNSKNTSK, from the coding sequence ATGAAAAACCTTGTTATTGTATTGATTCTCGTCACAACTCTTGCCAGTTGTGGTTCTTATCAAAAAGCTCTTAAATCTGAAGATAACGCAGTGAAAGTAGCTATGATAGACAGCCTCTTTGCAAAAGGGAAGTACGGTAAAACGCTAGCTCTTTTTGAACAAATTATCCCTGCTTACAGAGGTACAGATAGCGCTGCACCTATGGCTATTAAATATGCAAAAGCCCTGTACGAAGATGAAAGTTATATCAATAGCGCTTACCAATACGAACGTTTTATACAGTCACACCCTCAAGATCCTAATGCAGAGGTGGCCTTATTTATGGCGGCAAAAAGTCATTATCAAATGTCTCCTATTTATTCTAAGGATCAAACGGATACAAACATCGCTTTAACAAAACTACAGGAGTATATCAATGTGTATCCTTCAGGTGAATACCTAGCGCAAGCCAACTCGCTGGTAGATGAATTACGAGATAAACTAGATAAGAAAGCTTACGAAACGGCAAAACAGTACCATCATTTTGGAAACTTTAGAGGTGGGTACATTTCGGCGATTAGTGCTTTCGAGAATTTTATACTAGATCATCCAGGGTCAGATTATCAAGATGACGCTCAGTTTTATCTGTTGGAATCTCAATTTGAATATGGTATTAATAGCTTTCCTGAGTTAGTTCCAGAAAGACTAGCAAAAGCTAAGAAATATTATGATACCTTTGCAAAACGATATCCTGATAGTGAGTATAAAGAAGATGCCGACGATATACTAGCTAAAATAGAGGATTATAATTCTAAGAATACAAGTAAATAA
- a CDS encoding enoyl-ACP reductase — MAYNLLKGKRGIIFGALDENSIAWKTAQLAHEEGATFVLTNAPVAMRMGQINELAKSTGSEIIPADATSIEDLENLVTKSVEILGGKLDFVLHSIGMSVNVRKGNHYTNQNYKYTEKGWDVSAVSFHKVMQTLHKNDAMNEWGSIVALTYMAAQRTFPDYNDMADNKAYLESIARSFGYFFGKDKKVRVNTISQSPTPTTAGSGVKGFEGFLSYAEKMSPLGNATAQDCAEYTMTLFSDYTKKVTMQNLFHDGGFSSTGVSQEVIEKF; from the coding sequence ATGGCTTACAATTTATTAAAAGGAAAACGCGGAATCATATTTGGTGCGTTGGATGAAAACTCTATTGCTTGGAAAACAGCACAATTAGCTCACGAAGAAGGAGCGACCTTTGTACTTACTAATGCTCCAGTAGCAATGCGCATGGGGCAAATCAATGAATTAGCTAAGAGCACTGGAAGTGAAATAATCCCAGCAGATGCTACGAGCATTGAAGATCTTGAAAATTTAGTGACTAAATCCGTAGAGATTTTAGGAGGTAAATTAGATTTTGTTTTGCACTCTATAGGTATGAGTGTAAACGTGCGTAAAGGAAATCACTATACCAATCAAAATTATAAATACACAGAAAAAGGTTGGGATGTAAGTGCAGTATCTTTTCATAAAGTAATGCAAACACTCCATAAAAATGACGCCATGAATGAGTGGGGTAGTATTGTTGCTTTAACCTATATGGCTGCACAACGTACCTTTCCAGATTATAACGATATGGCAGATAACAAAGCCTATCTAGAGTCTATTGCTCGCAGCTTTGGTTATTTCTTCGGAAAAGATAAAAAGGTAAGAGTAAACACCATTTCTCAATCACCTACTCCTACAACCGCAGGAAGTGGTGTTAAAGGATTTGAGGGTTTCTTAAGTTATGCAGAAAAGATGAGCCCGTTAGGGAACGCTACCGCCCAAGATTGTGCGGAGTATACCATGACTTTATTTTCAGATTATACTAAAAAGGTGACCATGCAAAACCTTTTTCACGATGGAGGATTCTCAAGCACTGGCGTTAGTCAAGAAGTGATCGAGAAGTTCTAG
- a CDS encoding DUF4835 family protein — protein MKLSKGFYSFLLALFALFLSNAQELNFTVQVNAQNVAQPDQTIFKTLETSMQEFLNNTKWTDQKFRDEEKINASLVFVVTSYDNDRFRGNFQISASRPVFNSSYTTPIFNFKDDDIAFEYAEYAPFFYNSNRFENNLISLISFYAYTVLGIDADTFELRGGQPFYEEAQTIVNLAQGSLGVQGWKASDGLISRFRLNDDMLSDTYKEYREVMYSYHLKGLDTFSKDSKAGKIILKNYLQQFDELHNRRPNSLLQRTFFDAKADEIMSIYSSGPAVDIRELKSTLQKLAPNQSSKWRNIKV, from the coding sequence ATGAAATTATCAAAAGGATTTTATAGTTTTCTACTGGCTTTATTTGCTCTGTTCCTGTCAAATGCACAAGAGTTGAATTTCACAGTCCAGGTAAATGCTCAAAATGTCGCGCAACCGGATCAGACTATTTTTAAAACTTTAGAAACCTCTATGCAGGAGTTTTTAAACAATACAAAATGGACGGATCAAAAATTTAGAGATGAAGAAAAAATCAATGCCTCATTGGTTTTTGTGGTGACGAGTTATGACAATGATCGATTTAGAGGAAACTTTCAAATTTCGGCATCTAGACCGGTTTTTAATTCTTCGTATACGACACCCATTTTTAACTTTAAGGATGACGACATCGCTTTTGAATATGCAGAGTACGCTCCGTTTTTCTATAATTCCAATAGGTTTGAAAATAATTTAATTTCTCTTATTTCATTTTATGCTTATACCGTCTTAGGAATTGACGCAGATACGTTTGAGCTTAGAGGAGGCCAGCCTTTTTACGAAGAAGCACAGACCATTGTGAACCTTGCTCAAGGATCACTCGGAGTTCAAGGATGGAAAGCAAGTGATGGATTGATTTCTAGATTTAGGCTGAATGATGATATGTTGTCAGATACCTATAAAGAATATAGAGAAGTGATGTATTCTTACCATCTAAAAGGATTGGACACTTTTTCAAAAGATTCCAAAGCTGGTAAAATTATTCTAAAGAATTACCTGCAACAGTTTGATGAACTTCATAACCGCAGACCGAATAGTTTGCTCCAACGCACCTTCTTTGATGCAAAGGCAGATGAGATCATGAGCATTTATTCTTCCGGTCCAGCAGTTGATATTAGAGAGTTAAAATCAACCTTACAAAAACTAGCTCCTAACCAGTCTTCAAAATGGCGTAATATTAAAGTTTAG
- the coaBC gene encoding bifunctional phosphopantothenoylcysteine decarboxylase/phosphopantothenate--cysteine ligase CoaBC, translated as MSVLSGKNVLLGVTGGIAAYKTTYIVRLLVRAGAAVQVIMTPAARDFVTPLTLSTLSKNPVLSHFTNEEDENDTWNNHVELGLWADLIIIAPATANTMSKMVSGAIDNLLLATYCSAKCPVYYAPAMDLDMYKHPSTQHNFDQLTSYGNLMIPAGDGELASGLSGKGRMAEPEEIIQFIEKDISIKLPLRGKKCLITAGPTYEAIDPVRFIGNHSSGKMGAAIAMEMARQGAQVHLIMGPSAVATNHPLIYRVDIKSAQEMYDEVHQVVQKVDIAIFSAAVADYRPLNPVDQKIKKKSETLSIELVKNPDILASVGAMDKKPFLVGFALETENEMEHAFAKAEKKQTDLLVLNSMRDKGAGFGVDTNKITIIDKDKNISRFDTKPKTEVAKDIVHEIIKRIL; from the coding sequence ATGTCCGTATTAAGTGGTAAAAACGTATTGCTAGGGGTCACTGGCGGTATTGCTGCTTATAAGACTACGTATATAGTGCGCCTGCTTGTAAGAGCGGGCGCTGCTGTTCAGGTAATTATGACTCCTGCAGCAAGAGATTTTGTGACACCGCTCACCTTATCCACTCTTTCTAAAAACCCTGTCTTGAGTCATTTTACAAATGAAGAAGATGAAAACGATACTTGGAATAATCACGTAGAGCTAGGTCTCTGGGCAGATTTGATAATTATCGCACCAGCGACTGCAAATACCATGAGTAAAATGGTTAGTGGCGCTATAGATAATTTGCTTCTCGCAACCTATTGTAGCGCAAAATGTCCTGTCTATTATGCTCCAGCAATGGATCTGGACATGTATAAACATCCTTCTACTCAACATAATTTTGATCAACTTACATCTTACGGCAATCTAATGATTCCTGCTGGAGATGGTGAGCTCGCAAGCGGTCTTTCTGGAAAGGGACGCATGGCAGAGCCAGAGGAGATTATTCAATTTATAGAAAAAGATATTTCAATCAAGTTGCCGTTAAGAGGTAAAAAATGTCTTATTACCGCTGGACCTACTTATGAGGCTATTGATCCTGTGAGATTTATAGGAAATCATAGTAGCGGTAAAATGGGTGCTGCAATTGCCATGGAAATGGCACGTCAAGGTGCTCAAGTTCATTTGATTATGGGCCCTAGTGCTGTTGCTACAAATCATCCTTTGATTTATCGAGTAGACATTAAAAGTGCACAGGAAATGTATGATGAGGTGCACCAAGTGGTGCAAAAGGTAGATATCGCTATCTTCAGTGCTGCTGTCGCAGATTATCGACCTTTAAATCCTGTAGATCAAAAAATAAAAAAGAAGTCGGAGACCTTATCTATTGAGTTGGTTAAAAACCCAGATATTCTTGCGAGTGTAGGAGCGATGGATAAAAAACCTTTTTTAGTAGGTTTTGCTTTAGAGACAGAGAATGAAATGGAGCACGCTTTTGCGAAAGCGGAAAAAAAACAAACCGATTTACTCGTATTGAACTCTATGAGAGATAAAGGTGCTGGATTTGGTGTGGATACCAATAAAATTACGATTATAGATAAAGATAAAAATATTTCCAGATTTGATACGAAACCAAAAACGGAAGTAGCAAAAGATATAGTACATGAAATTATCAAAAGGATTTTATAG
- a CDS encoding bifunctional metallophosphatase/5'-nucleotidase, protein MERRKFIRNTSAGIVAGTALWSNYALANGIFTAPELALGSKKITILHTNDTHSHIEPISGGRNDGRGGVARRAALINTVRKENPNTLLLDCGDIFQGTPYFNFYGGELEIKLMSMMGYDAATIGNHDFDNSIEGLYAQLPNATFDFVISNYDFSNTIMDGQIKSRKVIVKDGIRIGLFGLGIHLQGLVEPKMYKETVYNDPVEIAKDQVRLLREEDHCDIVICISHLGYSYRGDKVSDVSLAAATSGIDLIIGGHTHTFLDAPVIVTNAAGKEVMVNQVGCYGINLGRIDFYLKEGKVDKGMDVVYEV, encoded by the coding sequence ATGGAAAGAAGAAAATTTATACGCAATACGAGCGCAGGAATAGTAGCAGGAACTGCTTTATGGTCTAATTATGCTTTGGCAAACGGAATCTTTACCGCTCCAGAGTTAGCCCTTGGAAGTAAGAAAATAACAATTCTCCATACCAATGACACACATTCTCATATAGAACCTATTTCTGGCGGTCGTAACGATGGACGTGGTGGTGTTGCTCGCAGAGCTGCATTGATAAATACGGTAAGGAAAGAAAACCCCAACACCCTATTATTAGACTGTGGCGATATCTTTCAGGGAACCCCTTATTTCAACTTTTATGGAGGTGAGCTGGAAATAAAGCTGATGAGCATGATGGGTTATGATGCTGCTACCATTGGAAATCATGACTTTGATAATAGTATTGAAGGTTTATATGCACAATTGCCTAATGCTACTTTTGATTTTGTTATTTCCAACTACGATTTTTCCAATACGATTATGGATGGTCAAATAAAATCGAGAAAAGTCATTGTTAAAGACGGCATACGTATAGGATTGTTCGGTTTAGGAATTCATCTACAAGGATTAGTGGAGCCTAAGATGTATAAAGAAACTGTTTATAATGATCCTGTTGAAATTGCCAAAGACCAAGTGCGTTTATTAAGAGAAGAAGACCACTGTGACATCGTTATTTGCATTTCTCATTTGGGTTATTCTTACCGAGGCGATAAAGTCTCGGATGTATCCCTAGCAGCAGCAACTTCTGGAATCGATTTAATTATAGGTGGACATACGCACACTTTTCTTGATGCACCAGTGATTGTTACAAACGCAGCTGGAAAAGAAGTTATGGTAAATCAAGTAGGTTGTTATGGAATCAACCTAGGCCGTATAGATTTTTACCTTAAAGAAGGTAAAGTGGATAAAGGTATGGATGTCGTTTATGAGGTGTAA
- the recN gene encoding DNA repair protein RecN: MLKHIQIENFALIDSLELDLQKDLTMITGETGAGKSILLGALGLILGNRADLSAIRDTSRKCVVEAQFQISSLGLKELFEESDLDYEDLSFLRREILPSGKSRAFINDTPVTLSVMNTIGKRLVDIHSQHQTLQLSKDIFQTDVLNAFILEATKNDSKPASKILQSYRTELGIFKNAQKELKKLEGQEAELSKELDYNNFLLEELEEAGLDQLDQQALEEENEQLSNVESITEVLTEFNAVLSEDDLGILDQLRQLQNKLQSIGSYSTTYAALKERLSSVLLELEDIYQESSNEADKVEADPERLLQINTSLSLLENLYRKHQVEDVASLVELRDELADKVFVSLGLEKKIKTQEKLLQDSESKLLQIGKELTVLKMKHKTTLEAEVVKIVNDLGMPDAQFLIEVLPLGAYGHSGADFIQFTFTANKGSQLLALDKAASGGELSRLMLAIKSILSRCKKLPTIIFDEIDTGVSGVIATKMAQIMKSMSEEMQVISITHLPQIAAAGKDHLIVKKVTDEHMTYSTIQRLDKEARLEEIAQMLSGGTISNAARENARALLN, translated from the coding sequence TTGCTTAAACATATTCAAATAGAAAATTTTGCGCTAATCGATTCTTTAGAATTAGATCTTCAAAAAGACCTCACCATGATTACTGGAGAAACAGGTGCTGGAAAATCTATCCTATTGGGAGCTTTGGGTTTAATTTTAGGTAATCGAGCAGATTTAAGTGCTATCAGAGATACGTCTCGTAAATGTGTGGTAGAAGCACAATTTCAAATTTCAAGTCTAGGTTTAAAAGAATTGTTTGAAGAATCGGATCTGGATTATGAAGACCTGAGCTTTTTACGAAGGGAGATATTGCCTTCAGGAAAAAGCAGGGCATTTATTAATGATACTCCTGTAACTCTTTCTGTAATGAATACTATAGGCAAACGCCTTGTTGATATTCATTCCCAACATCAAACCTTGCAGCTTTCTAAAGATATATTTCAAACCGATGTTTTGAACGCTTTTATTTTAGAGGCAACTAAGAATGATTCAAAGCCAGCTTCTAAGATATTACAGAGTTACAGAACGGAGTTGGGTATTTTTAAAAATGCTCAAAAAGAACTGAAAAAGTTAGAAGGACAGGAAGCAGAGTTGTCTAAAGAACTGGACTACAATAACTTCTTACTAGAAGAGCTGGAAGAAGCTGGACTAGATCAATTAGATCAGCAAGCATTAGAAGAAGAAAATGAGCAGCTCAGTAATGTAGAGAGTATCACTGAAGTGCTTACTGAGTTCAATGCAGTGCTCTCTGAAGATGATTTGGGGATCTTAGATCAACTGAGACAGTTACAAAATAAACTACAAAGCATAGGCAGTTATTCAACGACTTATGCTGCTCTTAAGGAAAGGCTGTCTTCGGTCTTGCTGGAATTAGAAGATATCTATCAAGAATCTTCTAATGAAGCAGATAAGGTAGAAGCAGATCCAGAGCGATTGCTTCAAATCAATACTTCATTGAGCCTTTTAGAGAATCTTTATAGAAAACACCAAGTAGAAGATGTAGCATCCTTAGTTGAGTTAAGAGATGAATTGGCTGACAAAGTTTTTGTTTCCCTAGGTCTGGAAAAGAAAATTAAAACTCAAGAAAAGCTACTTCAAGACTCTGAAAGTAAGTTGCTTCAAATAGGTAAGGAGCTTACGGTATTAAAAATGAAACATAAAACAACTCTGGAAGCTGAGGTAGTAAAGATAGTGAATGATCTAGGGATGCCAGACGCACAGTTCCTTATAGAAGTATTGCCATTAGGTGCTTACGGTCACTCAGGAGCAGACTTCATACAGTTCACCTTTACTGCAAATAAAGGATCGCAATTACTAGCGCTGGATAAAGCCGCTTCTGGTGGAGAGCTTTCTAGACTGATGCTGGCGATCAAGTCCATACTTTCAAGATGTAAAAAATTACCTACCATCATATTTGACGAGATTGACACTGGAGTGAGTGGTGTTATAGCCACAAAGATGGCTCAAATCATGAAGTCGATGAGTGAAGAAATGCAAGTAATCTCCATAACACACTTACCGCAAATTGCTGCTGCAGGCAAGGATCACCTGATCGTAAAAAAAGTAACCGATGAGCATATGACCTACAGTACCATACAACGTCTGGATAAAGAGGCGCGCTTAGAAGAAATTGCACAGATGTTAAGTGGCGGGACTATTTCCAACGCTGCAAGAGAAAATGCACGTGCGCTACTCAATTAG
- a CDS encoding ammonium transporter, protein MVKKVNFIVLAVLVLISLLYGSPYTVNGDMSAIDSGDTAWMLIASAFVLLMTPGLAFFYGGMVNKKSMISTMLQSFVALGVVSILWVLVGFSLAFGESWHGIIGNPMTFFNFRNVGLAPHPDFAETVPFLVFALFQLKFAIITPALITGSFAERVRFRSYILFMVLFTLFIYTPLAHMTWHPDGLLRNLGVLDFAGGTVVHMSAGFAALAGAVYLGKRKKITHNPANVPYIILGTGLLWFGWFGFNAGSALAANADAVIAFANTNIASATAMITWMFYERFSNRKMSAIGACIGAIVGLVAITPAAGFVTISQSIFIGFVAAITSNLAISWFSKTGIDDTLDVFPSHGVGGIVGMILTAVFAKDVGLVYGETETLMWHIIALVGVAIFTFGGSLAFYKLVDLLLPIRVTADQEERGLDDSQHGEVVS, encoded by the coding sequence ATGGTAAAAAAGGTCAATTTTATAGTTTTAGCAGTATTAGTTTTAATTAGCTTGCTCTATGGCAGTCCTTATACAGTAAATGGAGATATGAGCGCTATTGATAGTGGTGATACCGCTTGGATGTTGATCGCATCTGCTTTTGTTTTATTAATGACTCCGGGACTGGCTTTCTTCTATGGTGGTATGGTGAATAAAAAATCCATGATCTCTACCATGTTGCAAAGCTTTGTAGCTTTAGGTGTGGTGAGTATTCTGTGGGTTTTAGTAGGTTTCTCCTTAGCCTTTGGAGAAAGCTGGCACGGTATCATTGGAAACCCGATGACTTTTTTCAATTTTAGAAATGTAGGTCTAGCACCTCATCCGGATTTTGCAGAAACTGTTCCTTTTTTAGTTTTTGCTTTATTCCAACTCAAATTTGCCATCATCACACCAGCCTTGATTACAGGTAGTTTTGCCGAACGCGTTCGTTTTAGAAGTTATATTCTTTTCATGGTATTATTTACCTTGTTTATATATACACCATTAGCGCACATGACTTGGCATCCAGATGGGTTGTTGCGCAATCTTGGAGTACTGGATTTTGCCGGTGGGACAGTAGTTCACATGAGCGCAGGATTTGCTGCTCTTGCCGGAGCTGTTTATTTAGGTAAACGTAAAAAAATCACCCACAATCCAGCAAATGTCCCTTATATTATTTTAGGAACTGGACTGCTTTGGTTTGGATGGTTTGGTTTTAACGCAGGTAGCGCCCTTGCTGCAAATGCTGATGCTGTTATCGCATTTGCTAACACCAATATAGCTAGTGCTACCGCCATGATTACTTGGATGTTTTATGAACGTTTCTCCAATCGTAAAATGAGCGCTATAGGTGCTTGCATAGGTGCTATAGTAGGATTAGTAGCTATAACTCCAGCAGCAGGCTTTGTTACTATTTCCCAAAGTATATTTATAGGTTTTGTAGCAGCTATTACTAGTAATTTAGCTATTTCTTGGTTCTCAAAAACAGGAATTGACGACACACTAGACGTCTTTCCTAGTCATGGTGTTGGAGGTATTGTAGGTATGATTCTAACCGCTGTATTTGCAAAAGACGTAGGTCTTGTATACGGTGAAACAGAAACCTTAATGTGGCATATTATCGCATTAGTAGGTGTTGCTATTTTCACCTTCGGTGGGAGTTTGGCTTTTTATAAACTAGTGGATCTATTGCTTCCTATAAGAGTTACTGCTGATCAGGAAGAACGTGGTTTAGACGATAGCCAGCATGGTGAGGTTGTGAGTTAA
- the dapA gene encoding 4-hydroxy-tetrahydrodipicolinate synthase: MQEIIGTGVALVTPFNAQGTVDHEALARVVNYQVENGIDYLVVLGTTGESVTLSKQEKKEVVHTIKQANDGRLPLVIGIGGNDTAVVVNELKTADLNGFAAILSVSPSYNKPTQEGIYQHFKAVSEASPLPIILYNVPGRTASNMSVETVVRLAAFENVVAIKEAAGDLVQAMKMIQYTPKDFLVISGDDMIANAMTLAGGAGVISVIGQAMAQGFSDMIRYALNGDVGESYQLHYKMASVIDMIFEQGNPAGIKSLLQHLELCSDEVRLPLVRADDGLQSRLKTFLKQYEN; encoded by the coding sequence ATGCAAGAAATAATAGGAACTGGTGTTGCCCTAGTAACCCCATTCAACGCTCAAGGAACGGTAGATCACGAGGCACTTGCCCGTGTAGTGAATTATCAAGTAGAAAATGGTATCGACTATTTAGTGGTACTGGGAACTACTGGGGAAAGTGTGACGCTTTCTAAACAAGAGAAAAAAGAGGTGGTTCATACTATTAAACAGGCTAATGATGGACGTCTCCCTTTAGTAATAGGAATAGGTGGAAACGATACAGCGGTGGTAGTAAATGAGCTGAAGACTGCAGATTTAAATGGGTTTGCTGCTATTTTATCCGTTTCTCCTTCTTATAACAAACCTACTCAGGAAGGGATATACCAGCATTTTAAAGCTGTTTCTGAAGCCAGTCCTTTGCCCATTATTTTGTATAATGTGCCCGGAAGAACGGCTTCTAACATGTCGGTAGAGACTGTTGTAAGGTTAGCTGCTTTTGAAAATGTGGTAGCCATTAAAGAAGCTGCTGGAGATCTGGTACAAGCGATGAAGATGATTCAGTACACGCCTAAAGATTTTCTAGTGATTTCTGGAGATGACATGATTGCAAATGCCATGACACTTGCTGGTGGCGCTGGGGTTATCTCTGTTATAGGTCAAGCGATGGCACAAGGGTTTTCTGATATGATCCGTTATGCTTTGAACGGTGACGTAGGAGAATCTTATCAGCTTCATTATAAAATGGCATCGGTTATAGATATGATCTTTGAACAAGGTAATCCAGCCGGCATCAAGTCCTTGTTACAGCATTTAGAACTATGCAGCGATGAAGTAAGGTTGCCATTAGTAAGAGCAGATGATGGTCTTCAGAGTCGTTTAAAAACTTTTCTAAAGCAATACGAGAATTAA
- a CDS encoding DNA-directed RNA polymerase subunit omega — MDTKNLTAPNTTITYNRDALTAPTGNMYEAISIIAKRAEQINTDVKEELIEKLEEFATYNDSLEEIFENKEQIEVSKYYERLPKPAAIAIEEWLQGKIYFRDTGAAEE, encoded by the coding sequence ATGGATACTAAAAATCTAACCGCTCCTAACACGACTATTACCTATAACCGCGATGCTTTAACCGCACCTACAGGTAATATGTATGAGGCGATTTCTATCATCGCAAAACGCGCTGAACAAATCAATACAGATGTTAAGGAAGAGCTTATTGAAAAGCTAGAAGAATTTGCTACTTACAATGATTCTCTAGAAGAGATCTTTGAAAACAAAGAACAAATCGAAGTTTCTAAGTACTACGAGCGTTTGCCTAAACCAGCTGCAATAGCTATTGAAGAATGGTTACAAGGTAAAATCTACTTTAGAGATACTGGAGCTGCTGAAGAGTAA
- a CDS encoding DUF6913 domain-containing protein: MIFDILKQRWLRKEFYKLEHRSRDRQSHWPQSLVIVFDANNCTDVELFEKWCTGLQIPLKNLTLLGYTSDVRKKTLEGAMLFDDGAVKWFGGLKEGPLSELLTAHYDLQINYYEHPGQITTFVSRKLDANFKVGYATHEENTYDLAVNVPLTKQELFISEIAKYLKILNP, from the coding sequence ATGATTTTTGATATTTTAAAGCAGCGATGGTTGCGCAAAGAGTTTTATAAATTGGAGCACCGTTCTAGAGATCGCCAGAGTCACTGGCCTCAATCTCTTGTGATCGTGTTTGACGCAAATAATTGTACTGATGTGGAGTTGTTTGAAAAATGGTGCACAGGCCTGCAAATTCCGTTAAAAAACTTAACTCTTCTTGGCTATACCAGCGATGTGAGAAAAAAAACTTTGGAAGGAGCAATGCTATTTGATGATGGTGCGGTAAAATGGTTTGGTGGTTTAAAAGAAGGTCCTCTTTCAGAGTTGTTAACGGCTCACTACGACTTGCAAATCAATTATTATGAGCATCCTGGTCAGATAACCACATTCGTGAGTAGGAAGCTGGACGCAAATTTCAAGGTGGGATATGCTACTCATGAAGAAAATACGTATGATCTTGCTGTTAACGTTCCGTTAACAAAGCAAGAGCTTTTTATCTCCGAAATTGCTAAATATTTAAAAATCCTTAATCCATAA